From Apium graveolens cultivar Ventura chromosome 9, ASM990537v1, whole genome shotgun sequence, the proteins below share one genomic window:
- the LOC141684196 gene encoding cyclase-like protein 2 produces MKTVLIFLVYTQVLATILFSVSISSPNQAYPSLYNDDEASCIEKTQTLKPIRREIYGNGRIIDITHKFTPKTLSGHPDGLVDFLTLSSNMRNGSLYNFSVMKLPLHSGTHVDAPGHMVADYFDAGFDVDTLDLDVLNGPALLVDVPRHSNITAEVMKSLNIPKGVRRVLFRTLNTDRGLMWKEEFDSSYVGFMKDGAQWLVDNTDIKLVGIDYLSVAADDDLVPAHLVFFEGREIILVEGLKLDDVKAGLYNVHCLPLRLVGAEGSPIRCILMK; encoded by the exons ATGAAGACTGTACTGATTTTCTTGGTGTACACACAAGTTCTTGCAACTATTTTATTTTCTGTATCTATTTCATCACCAAATCAAGCATACCCATCTCTGTATAATGATGATGAAGCTTCTTGTATTGAAAAGACTCAAACTTTGAAGCCTATTAGAAGAGAAATTTATGGGAATGGTAGAATTATTGATATTACACACAAGTTCACTCCAAAGACACTTAGTGGGCATCCAGATGGGCTTGTTGATTTTCTTACACTTTCTTCAAATATGAGGAATGGATCACTTTATAATTTTTCAGTTATGAAGTTGCCTCTTCATTCTGGTACTCATGTTGATGCACCAGGTCATATGGTTGCCGATTATTTTGATGCTGGCTTTGATGTTGATACTCTTGACTTGGATGTTCTTAATG GTCCTGCTTTGTTAGTTGATGTTCCAAGGCATTCCAATATAACTG CTGAAGTTATGAAGTCCCTGAACATTCCCAAAGGAGTAAGGCGTGTACTTTTTAGAACATTAAACACAGATAG GGGGCTGATGTGGAAGGAGGAGTTTGACTCAAGCTATGTGGGTTTTATGAAAGATGGGGCACAGTGGCTGGTGGATAACACCGACATCAAACTAGTTG GGATTGATTATTTATCTGTTGCTGCCGATGATGATTTGGTTCCTGCTCACCTTGTTTTCTTTGAAGGAAGA GAAATCATTCTAGTTGAAGGCCTTAAACTAGACGATGTGAAAGCCGGATTATATAATGTCCATTGCTTACCCCTAAGGTTGGTGGGCGCCGAGGGATCACCTATAAGATGCATTCTTATGAAATAA
- the LOC141684764 gene encoding cyclase-like protein 2 isoform X1, with amino-acid sequence MRAVLILLVYIQVLATVLFYVSISSPNEAYPSLCNDDEASCIEKTQTLKPIRREIYGNGRIIDITHKFTVKTLCGHPVKLVDLLTLSSSMRNGSLYNFSVLKLPLHAGTHVDAPGHVFADYFDAGFDVDSLDLDVLNGPALLVDVPRDSNITAEVMKSLNIPKEVRRVLFRTLNTDRGLMWKEELDLSFVGFMKDGAQWLVDNTDIKLVGIDYLSVAAFDDNIPAHLVFLEGREIILVEGLKLDDVKAGIYNLRCLPLRLEGAEGSPIRCILIK; translated from the exons ATGAGGGCTGTTTTGATTTTGTTAGTGTACATTCAAGTTCTTGCAACTGTATTATTTTATGTGTCTATTTCATCACCAAATGAAGCATACCCATCTCTCTGTAATGATGATGAAGCTTCTTGTATTGAAAAGACCCAAACTTTAAAGCCTATTAGAAGAGAAATTTATGGGAATGGTAGAATTATTGATATTACTCATAAATTTACAGTAAAGACGCTGTGTGGGCATCCAGTTAAGCTTGTAGACTTACTTACACTTTCTTCAAGTATGAGGAATGGATCACTTTATAATTTTTCAGTTTTGAAGTTACCTCTTCATGCTGGTACTCATGTTGATGCACCAGGACATGTGTTTGCTGATTATTTTGATGCTGGCTTTGATGTTGATTCTCTTGACTTGGATGTTCTCAATg GTCCTGCATTGTTAGTTGATgttccaagagattcaaatatTACAG CTGAAGTTATGAAGTCCTTAAACATCCCCAAAGAAGTAAGGCGTGTACTTTTTAGAACCTTAAACACCGACAG GGGCCTAATGTGGAAGGAGGAGTTGGACTTAAGCTTTGTGGGTTTCATGAAGGATGGAGCACAGTGGCTGGTGGATAACACTGACATAAAACTTGTTG GGATTGATTATTTATCTGTTGCTGCTTTTGATGATAATATCCCTGCTCACCTTGTTTTCCTTGAAGGAAGA GAAATCATTCTAGTTGAAGGCTTAAAACTGGATGATGTGAAAGCCGGAATATATAATCTGCGTTGCTTGCCACTAAGATTAGAGGGTGCTGAGGGATCTCCTATAAGATGCATTCTCATAAAATGA
- the LOC141684764 gene encoding cyclase-like protein 2 isoform X2, whose amino-acid sequence MRAVLILLVYIQVLATVLFYVSISSPNEAYPSLCNDDEASCIEKTQTLKPIRREIYGNGRIIDITHKFTVKTLCGHPVKLVDLLTLSSSMRNGSLYNFSVLKLPLHAGTHVDAPGHVFADYFDAGFDVDSLDLDVLNGPALLVDVPRDSNITAEVMKSLNIPKEVRRVLFRTLNTDRGLMWKEELDLSFVGFMKDGAQWLVDNTDIKLVGIDYLSVAAFDDNIPAHLVFLEGRE is encoded by the exons ATGAGGGCTGTTTTGATTTTGTTAGTGTACATTCAAGTTCTTGCAACTGTATTATTTTATGTGTCTATTTCATCACCAAATGAAGCATACCCATCTCTCTGTAATGATGATGAAGCTTCTTGTATTGAAAAGACCCAAACTTTAAAGCCTATTAGAAGAGAAATTTATGGGAATGGTAGAATTATTGATATTACTCATAAATTTACAGTAAAGACGCTGTGTGGGCATCCAGTTAAGCTTGTAGACTTACTTACACTTTCTTCAAGTATGAGGAATGGATCACTTTATAATTTTTCAGTTTTGAAGTTACCTCTTCATGCTGGTACTCATGTTGATGCACCAGGACATGTGTTTGCTGATTATTTTGATGCTGGCTTTGATGTTGATTCTCTTGACTTGGATGTTCTCAATg GTCCTGCATTGTTAGTTGATgttccaagagattcaaatatTACAG CTGAAGTTATGAAGTCCTTAAACATCCCCAAAGAAGTAAGGCGTGTACTTTTTAGAACCTTAAACACCGACAG GGGCCTAATGTGGAAGGAGGAGTTGGACTTAAGCTTTGTGGGTTTCATGAAGGATGGAGCACAGTGGCTGGTGGATAACACTGACATAAAACTTGTTG GGATTGATTATTTATCTGTTGCTGCTTTTGATGATAATATCCCTGCTCACCTTGTTTTCCTTGAAGGAAGA GAGTAA
- the LOC141686297 gene encoding uncharacterized protein LOC141686297, which translates to MSILFIFLLSLSAVILTTAGDSLSDEISALQAFKASIKPSTIPSYSCLASWNFTTHPCSFPHTTHFICGLTCYNNRVTQLTLDPAGYSGTLSPLISKLTQLTHLDLSENTFFGSIPPSLSSLVNLQIISLRFNSFSGWVPPSIFTLKKLESLDLSHNSLSGSLPNTLNSATSLSRLDLSYNKLTGSIPKLPPNLYQLAIKANALSGFLFQNSFTESTRLDTIELSENSLVGVLQPWFFNLPSIQQVNLSKNKFTRVIISKPQNLESNLVAVDLGFNKIQGNLPINFIFYPMLSSLTLSYNRLRGPIPLEYSKTKTLRRLFLDGNYLNGSPPVDLISGKTEVSAGNLGDNCLRYCPASSSLCAKSQKATWICRQVYGKPKL; encoded by the coding sequence aTGTCAATCCTCTTTATCTTCCTACTATCTCTCTCCGCAGTCATTTTAACCACCGCCGGTGACTCTCTCTCCGACGAGATTTCAGCTCTGCAAGCATTTAAAGCCTCTATTAAACCCTCAACTATCCCATCTTACTCATGCTTAGCATCCTGGAACTTCACTACTCATCCTTGCTCATTTCCCCACACTACTCACTTCATTTGTGGCCTTACTTGTTATAACAACCGAGTTACTCAACTCACTCTTGACCCGGCTGGTTACTCAGGCACTCTCTCTCCACTCATTTCTAAACTCACTCAACTCACTCACCTCGACCTCTCAGAAAACACCTTTTTTGGCTCAATCCCTCCATCTCTCTCCTCACTTGTAAATCTCCAAATAATCTCTCTCCGGTTCAACTCGTTCTCTGGCTGGGTCCCACCATCAATTTTCACACTCAAAAAGCTAGAATCTCTTGACTTGTCACATAATTCTCTGTCAGGCTCATTACCAAACACTTTAAACTCGGCCACTAGTCTGAGTCGACTCGACCTGAGTTACAACAAACTCACCGGGTCAATTCCAAAATTACCCCCAAACCTCTACCAACTAGCTATCAAAGCCAATGCCTTATCCGGGTTTCTATTCCAAAACTCGTTCACTGAGTCAACTCGGTTAGACACAATCGAACTCAGTGAAAACTCATTAGTAGGTGTTTTACAACCCTGGTTCTTCAACTTACCTTCAATACAACAAGTGAACCTGTCCAAAAATAAATTCACACGTGTCATAATCTCGAAACCTCAAAACCTAGAAAGCAACCTAGTAGCCGTTGATCTAGGATTTAATAAAATACAAGGTAATTTACCAATAAATTTCATTTTTTATCCCATGCTTTCGTCACTTACATTAAGTTACAATCGGCTACGTGGACCAATCCCATTGGAGTACAGTAAAACTAAAACACTAAGAAGATTGTTTCTGGATGGAAATTACTTAAATGGGTCGCCGCCGGTGGACTTGATTTCCGGCAAGACGGAGGTTTCGGCCGGAAATTTAGGAGACAATTGTTTGAGGTATTGTCCTGCTAGTTCTTCACTTTGTGCAAAGTCACAGAAAGCTACTTGGATTTGCCGACAGGTTTATGGGAAGCCTAAATTATAG